One Streptomyces sp. ML-6 DNA segment encodes these proteins:
- a CDS encoding alpha/beta hydrolase, which yields MNTLRTRRVATDRLTQQITEARTDGEGEGEAVVFVHGNVSSSAFWHTTLSGLPDRYRPIAVDLRGFGGTDPLPVDATRGLRDYTDDLAALLTALRIDRAHLVGWSMGGGVVMQYLRDHPDRVRSLTLVNPVSPYGFGGTRGVDGTLNSADGAGSGGGTANPEFVRLLARGDRGEDSALSPRSVLASCYVKPPLRPEHEDAYVESMLTTRTGDDHYPGDSRTSADWPGIAPGTRGVLNCLAPTHFRIDDLHLIDPKPPVLWIRGEDDVIVSDTSMFDLAHLGATGVVPGWDGTPAQPMVAQTRHALGRYADSGGTVREVAVADAGHAVHLERPGEFREALLEVLSA from the coding sequence ATGAACACGCTCCGCACCCGCCGGGTCGCCACCGACCGGCTGACCCAGCAGATCACCGAAGCACGAACCGATGGAGAGGGCGAGGGCGAGGCCGTCGTTTTCGTCCACGGCAACGTCTCCTCCTCCGCGTTCTGGCACACCACCCTGAGCGGGCTGCCGGACCGCTACCGTCCCATCGCCGTCGACCTGCGCGGCTTCGGCGGCACCGACCCGCTGCCCGTCGACGCCACCCGGGGCCTGCGGGACTACACCGACGACCTCGCCGCGCTGCTCACGGCCCTCCGGATCGACCGGGCGCACCTGGTCGGCTGGTCCATGGGCGGCGGAGTGGTCATGCAGTACCTGCGCGACCACCCGGACCGGGTCCGTTCCCTGACCCTGGTCAACCCGGTCTCCCCCTACGGCTTCGGCGGTACGCGGGGAGTGGACGGAACCCTCAACTCCGCGGACGGGGCCGGATCGGGCGGCGGGACGGCCAACCCCGAGTTCGTGCGGCTGCTCGCCCGGGGCGACCGCGGCGAGGACTCCGCGCTCTCGCCGCGCTCCGTCCTGGCCTCCTGCTACGTCAAACCGCCGCTGCGTCCCGAGCACGAGGACGCGTACGTCGAGTCCATGCTCACCACGCGCACCGGGGACGACCACTACCCGGGCGACAGCAGGACGTCCGCCGACTGGCCCGGCATCGCGCCCGGCACGCGCGGCGTGCTCAACTGCCTCGCCCCGACCCACTTCCGCATCGACGACCTGCACCTGATCGACCCCAAGCCCCCGGTGCTGTGGATACGGGGCGAGGACGACGTCATCGTCTCGGACACCTCGATGTTCGACCTGGCGCACCTGGGCGCGACCGGCGTCGTGCCGGGGTGGGACGGCACACCGGCCCAGCCGATGGTGGCGCAGACCCGGCACGCCCTGGGCCGTTACGCCGATTCGGGCGGCACGGTGCGGGAGGTCGCGGTGGCCGACGCCGGGCACGCGGTCCACCTCGAACGCCCCGGCGAGTTCCGCGAGGCGCTGCTGGAGGTCCTGTCGGCATGA
- a CDS encoding acyl-CoA thioester hydrolase/BAAT C-terminal domain-containing protein — MDVTERELTDPWEGVLFTPARAGDVGVLVLAGSSGRVERERARLLARQGFTALAIRWFGGPGQPPGICEVPLETFTAAVDLLRAAGARRVGILGTSKGAEAALLTAVRDSRVDVAVALSPTSWAWCNVGPGHDGAHHPYRSSWTWRGKPLPFVPMDDSWTSPEPDGGAVAIRGWYELSERTFARSLPAAEIPVRTAPPELVLVAGGDDAMWPSLPCAQRLARRRRSAGAAVRLITHAAAGHRPRLPGEGPAAASPRFEYGGTPEADALLGRAAWPHILDALGGKGSSTRSSRESG, encoded by the coding sequence ATGGACGTCACCGAGCGGGAGCTGACCGATCCCTGGGAAGGCGTTCTGTTCACTCCCGCCCGCGCCGGCGACGTCGGCGTTCTGGTCCTGGCCGGGTCCAGCGGGCGCGTCGAACGCGAGCGGGCGCGCCTCCTCGCCCGGCAGGGCTTCACGGCCCTGGCGATCCGCTGGTTCGGCGGGCCCGGGCAGCCCCCGGGAATCTGCGAGGTCCCCCTGGAGACCTTCACCGCCGCCGTCGACCTCCTCCGGGCGGCCGGGGCGCGACGCGTCGGAATCCTCGGCACCTCCAAGGGCGCCGAAGCCGCTCTGCTCACGGCGGTGCGCGACTCGCGCGTGGACGTGGCCGTCGCGTTGTCGCCCACTTCGTGGGCCTGGTGCAACGTCGGCCCCGGCCACGACGGGGCGCACCACCCGTACCGCTCGTCCTGGACCTGGCGGGGGAAGCCGCTGCCCTTCGTCCCGATGGACGACTCCTGGACCTCCCCGGAGCCGGACGGCGGCGCCGTCGCCATCCGCGGTTGGTACGAACTGAGCGAACGGACCTTCGCCCGCTCGCTCCCGGCCGCGGAGATCCCGGTGCGGACGGCCCCGCCCGAACTGGTCCTGGTCGCGGGCGGGGACGACGCGATGTGGCCGTCGCTCCCCTGCGCCCAACGGCTGGCCCGGAGGCGGCGCTCCGCAGGGGCGGCCGTGCGCCTGATCACCCACGCCGCCGCCGGCCACCGCCCGCGCCTTCCCGGCGAGGGCCCGGCAGCGGCGTCCCCGCGCTTCGAGTACGGGGGCACCCCCGAGGCCGATGCCCTCCTGGGCCGGGCCGCCTGGCCCCACATCCTCGACGCGCTCGGCGGCAAGGGCTCATCGACAAGGTCGTCCCGGGAATCCGGTTGA
- a CDS encoding carboxymuconolactone decarboxylase family protein: protein MPRLTRLTPDTAVGASRDLLADLVSRHGHVGDMVSTMAHSPAVLGGYLQLGRAMGRAKLDRRISERISIAVQALQGCGLCLDAHVGAARAMGVDEEEIERARTGTSADPAIAAIIALALQVYREPTSITDEQVDALREHGYSDRAMADVVGVVALNILTGAFNLLAGLTPGSDTGE from the coding sequence ATGCCACGCCTGACCCGACTCACGCCCGACACGGCGGTCGGAGCCTCGCGCGACCTCCTCGCCGACCTGGTCTCCCGCCATGGCCACGTCGGTGACATGGTCTCCACGATGGCGCACTCGCCGGCCGTACTGGGCGGATACCTCCAGCTCGGCCGGGCCATGGGACGAGCCAAGCTCGACCGCCGGATCAGCGAACGGATCTCGATCGCTGTCCAGGCGCTGCAGGGCTGCGGACTGTGTCTCGACGCGCACGTCGGTGCCGCCCGCGCCATGGGAGTGGACGAGGAGGAGATCGAGCGGGCCCGCACGGGCACCTCGGCGGATCCCGCGATCGCGGCGATCATCGCCCTCGCCCTCCAGGTCTACCGCGAACCGACGTCCATCACCGACGAACAGGTCGACGCGCTGCGCGAGCACGGCTACAGCGACCGTGCCATGGCCGATGTGGTCGGCGTCGTCGCACTGAACATCCTCACCGGCGCCTTCAACCTGCTCGCCGGTCTCACCCCGGGGAGCGACACCGGTGAGTGA
- a CDS encoding lipase has product MAEGRGPGHRWRLRAARVMAVVGVVAAAVVAPHTTASGATAGGSAAPPPYLTREAGYGAGTVTNGWESVERYRDTTTGFRTEGYPSDGRGDQDGKRVTYFGGVTRPSSDRFLLYSAPGWNTGSRTTPVLLVHGANDTADRAWANPGESGGYGCGALVCPSTGLMQYLSARGHRVFAVGFAHKQGDNLMQAQVVGDAIAVIKAKLGVEKVDLVGWSKGEMSTRAYVSSVKPGWGRAYAGDVRRLITLGGPNGGYDYPYAHGWAHDFSVWPECGGKINAPSPHSHMTCYGLYTARPEFSMTPSGGYDNYPGQRQMLARWDGKYGVDGAAQDWYTTYYGGQGFYTAGSGIQAAIDAGSLIEPLHEAGVPASVTTYLLAGGSPDVLGIFNENRGPSDGVVFIDSALDTTGIPTVGGRETVLGANHLELGWNSSAVAQVATWLS; this is encoded by the coding sequence ATGGCCGAGGGACGAGGTCCGGGGCACCGGTGGCGGCTGCGCGCCGCCCGGGTCATGGCGGTGGTGGGGGTCGTCGCGGCGGCCGTGGTGGCACCGCACACCACCGCGAGCGGCGCGACGGCGGGCGGCTCCGCCGCGCCGCCCCCGTACCTCACTCGCGAGGCGGGTTACGGGGCCGGCACCGTCACCAACGGCTGGGAGAGCGTCGAGCGTTACCGCGACACGACCACGGGGTTCCGTACCGAGGGCTATCCCTCGGACGGCCGCGGCGACCAGGACGGCAAGCGCGTCACGTACTTCGGCGGCGTGACCCGCCCCTCCTCGGACCGGTTCCTGCTCTACTCGGCCCCCGGCTGGAACACCGGCAGCCGCACCACGCCCGTCCTCCTCGTGCACGGCGCGAACGACACCGCGGACCGGGCCTGGGCCAACCCCGGCGAGTCGGGCGGCTACGGCTGCGGCGCCCTCGTCTGCCCGTCCACCGGGCTGATGCAGTACCTCTCCGCGCGCGGCCACCGGGTCTTCGCCGTCGGCTTCGCGCACAAGCAGGGCGACAACCTCATGCAGGCGCAGGTCGTCGGTGACGCGATCGCCGTCATCAAGGCGAAGCTGGGCGTCGAGAAGGTGGACCTGGTCGGCTGGAGCAAGGGCGAGATGTCGACCCGCGCGTACGTGTCGTCCGTGAAGCCGGGCTGGGGGCGGGCCTACGCCGGGGACGTACGCCGGCTGATCACCCTCGGCGGCCCGAACGGCGGCTACGACTACCCCTACGCCCACGGCTGGGCCCACGACTTCTCCGTCTGGCCGGAGTGCGGCGGCAAGATCAACGCCCCCTCCCCGCACTCCCACATGACCTGCTACGGGCTGTACACGGCCCGCCCCGAGTTCTCCATGACGCCGTCCGGCGGGTACGACAACTACCCCGGGCAGCGCCAGATGCTGGCCCGCTGGGACGGGAAGTACGGAGTCGACGGCGCCGCCCAGGACTGGTACACGACGTACTACGGCGGCCAGGGCTTCTACACCGCCGGCAGCGGCATCCAGGCCGCCATCGACGCCGGTTCGCTGATCGAGCCGCTGCACGAAGCCGGGGTGCCCGCCTCGGTCACGACGTATCTGCTGGCCGGCGGCTCACCGGACGTGCTCGGCATCTTCAACGAGAACCGCGGCCCCAGCGACGGTGTCGTCTTCATCGACAGCGCGCTCGACACCACGGGCATCCCCACCGTCGGAGGCAGGGAGACCGTCCTCGGCGCCAACCACCTCGAACTGGGCTGGAACTCCTCGGCCGTCGCCCAGGTCGCCACCTGGCTGTCCTGA